A genomic segment from Thermococcus sp. encodes:
- a CDS encoding ABC transporter permease: MAGLGKFLVRRALTFIPTLIGVTLIVFVIAYVIPANPVRAWAGGEKASQAAIEMIKKEYHLDQPWYDQYIFLVKGLFTNSLLDPLNQEPVFDNIGNRFVVTFQLALFAFFFVVLMGLPLGIISALKRNSTVDMVLRIIALVFISTPIYVIAYLFIWLFFIHWNATTLAGIPPGPPHKITHIPVIDDILTLNWSNFVQQVKRFWLPGFTLGIAAAGVLMRFTRNSFLEAYSRDSTLFLKAKGVPKGRLYRHVLKNALVPVITILALQFGGLLAGTPITETVFNLPGIGRYALQAIMYLDFPALIGVTFLYAIVFVTANLIADILYAIIDPRVRF, from the coding sequence GTGGCAGGGCTTGGAAAATTCCTGGTGAGAAGGGCGCTGACATTTATCCCAACTCTCATTGGAGTTACGCTCATTGTTTTCGTTATAGCCTACGTGATTCCCGCCAATCCAGTCCGTGCCTGGGCGGGGGGTGAAAAGGCTTCCCAAGCCGCGATTGAAATGATTAAGAAGGAGTACCATCTTGACCAGCCGTGGTACGACCAGTACATCTTTCTTGTGAAGGGCCTCTTTACGAACTCTCTCCTTGACCCATTAAATCAGGAGCCCGTCTTTGACAACATAGGGAACAGGTTCGTTGTGACTTTTCAACTGGCATTGTTTGCATTCTTCTTTGTTGTACTTATGGGATTGCCACTTGGAATAATCTCAGCTCTCAAGAGGAACAGCACAGTGGACATGGTGCTCAGAATAATAGCCTTGGTTTTCATATCAACTCCGATTTACGTCATAGCTTACCTGTTTATATGGCTCTTCTTTATCCACTGGAACGCGACAACACTCGCAGGAATACCTCCGGGACCACCACATAAGATAACCCATATCCCTGTGATAGACGACATCCTAACCCTCAACTGGAGCAACTTCGTTCAGCAGGTAAAACGTTTCTGGCTCCCGGGCTTTACCCTTGGAATAGCGGCAGCTGGTGTTCTAATGAGGTTCACCAGGAACTCCTTCCTTGAGGCATACAGTAGGGACAGCACGCTATTCCTCAAGGCCAAGGGAGTCCCCAAGGGAAGGCTTTACAGGCACGTCCTTAAGAATGCTCTAGTCCCTGTGATAACCATACTGGCCCTCCAGTTCGGTGGGCTTCTGGCTGGAACACCGATTACGGAGACCGTTTTCAACCTCCCAGGAATAGGTCGCTACGCACTCCAGGCAATAATGTATCTGGACTTCCCGGCTTTGATAGGTGTCACGTTCCTCTATGCGATAGTCTTCGTCACGGCAAACCTGATAGCTGACATACTCTACGCGATAATCGACCCGAGGGTTAGGTTCTGA
- a CDS encoding ABC transporter substrate-binding protein, protein MKGKVAVTLLLVFVVAFSVVASGCIGGGSNATTTTISPAGGSTSTSQASSTQTTSSSSTTVQSSKAVTYIEEHLSNATVIETPKYVVVVGPEGKGAKVSNLPNKPVIVVSYKVDEKKTPSIEELMKNQQGFGQINPAFLRDPRMDALIQLGRKVTDPNIREAIYNALYILANKEVPEIILGDTKATRVYWNWVHNWYYNPVLAPRWDLVLEDKNAPTVSIGIGNYKNEPGTIVETTIGWPSSFDPAFDYETFGWALYHNVGDTLVTYWENETKKVSPDLAVAWAHNKDGTVWYFVIRGGVKAYDPKTGKLYPINATDVEFEFWRVLRAGYSVNWMLATYTDLNKSYAMSDNEFEKVLQNGGIIADFNGKTKEVKSLNELLQFFGYSGPTAGVYKLVLPHPYGGILSVLADPYLMVIPAKYMLGDKYEEAMKASDWGRKPWEWAKYVQPGSKDPIHQMLQDNYIGVFTGPFYIKDAKQNSYIILERNPYYWNSSVWSKLEEKYPNYVTTKRVIYVLSDDATTRISLFQKGVADIAAVPVDRLDAVKNLKLDNFESKIDSFVTPDMVFIVLNAAKKPFDNVKVREALAWATPYEQIYQAVYKGYMVPNYGPIPIGWLGYTECCVIKYKYNIAKALQLIRESGINPSDYTITIYYNTGNTQREKIATLLQNTWGQLGFKISVTPLSWPTLLSKTASGDFDVYIVGWAPDFLDPDDYVGPFLQSAVVFDSLNYEVIEG, encoded by the coding sequence ATGAAGGGAAAAGTGGCAGTAACACTTCTGCTGGTTTTTGTTGTAGCGTTTTCAGTGGTTGCCAGCGGCTGTATTGGAGGAGGAAGTAATGCCACGACCACCACAATAAGCCCCGCGGGAGGTTCTACTTCCACCTCTCAGGCATCGTCCACTCAAACGACATCAAGTTCTTCAACAACCGTACAGTCGTCCAAAGCAGTAACATACATTGAGGAGCACCTATCCAATGCAACTGTTATAGAAACTCCGAAGTACGTCGTCGTCGTTGGGCCCGAGGGAAAGGGGGCCAAAGTTTCGAACCTTCCCAACAAGCCGGTCATAGTGGTCTCTTACAAGGTCGATGAGAAGAAGACTCCCAGCATAGAGGAGCTCATGAAGAACCAGCAGGGCTTCGGTCAAATAAACCCCGCTTTCCTCCGTGACCCAAGGATGGACGCTTTAATCCAGCTCGGCAGGAAAGTGACTGACCCCAACATTAGGGAGGCAATATATAATGCCCTCTATATCCTCGCCAACAAGGAGGTTCCCGAGATAATCCTCGGTGATACAAAAGCCACCCGCGTCTACTGGAACTGGGTTCACAACTGGTACTACAACCCCGTTCTTGCACCGCGCTGGGATCTCGTTTTGGAGGACAAGAACGCACCGACGGTCAGCATTGGAATAGGCAACTATAAGAACGAGCCCGGAACAATCGTCGAAACAACCATAGGATGGCCGAGCTCCTTTGACCCGGCATTTGACTACGAGACCTTTGGATGGGCCCTCTACCACAACGTTGGTGATACCCTCGTTACATACTGGGAGAACGAGACCAAGAAGGTTTCACCCGACTTGGCTGTTGCGTGGGCTCACAACAAAGACGGAACCGTCTGGTATTTTGTTATAAGGGGTGGGGTTAAGGCCTACGACCCCAAGACTGGCAAGCTCTATCCGATTAACGCTACGGACGTTGAATTTGAGTTCTGGCGCGTTCTCAGGGCAGGTTACTCCGTAAACTGGATGCTGGCAACCTACACTGACCTTAACAAGAGCTATGCAATGAGCGATAATGAGTTTGAAAAGGTTCTCCAGAACGGTGGAATAATAGCCGACTTCAACGGCAAGACAAAGGAAGTTAAGAGCCTCAACGAGCTCCTCCAGTTCTTCGGCTACAGCGGACCAACTGCTGGAGTGTACAAGCTCGTTCTTCCGCACCCATACGGTGGAATACTGAGTGTTCTTGCAGACCCATACCTGATGGTCATCCCCGCGAAATACATGCTCGGAGACAAGTACGAAGAGGCCATGAAGGCTTCTGACTGGGGCAGGAAACCATGGGAATGGGCCAAATACGTCCAGCCGGGTTCAAAGGACCCAATACACCAAATGCTCCAGGACAACTACATTGGAGTGTTCACCGGGCCGTTCTACATTAAAGACGCCAAGCAGAACAGCTACATAATCCTCGAGAGGAACCCCTACTACTGGAACTCCAGTGTCTGGAGCAAGCTGGAAGAGAAGTATCCGAACTACGTCACGACCAAGCGTGTCATATACGTCCTCTCGGACGATGCAACAACGCGCATAAGCCTCTTCCAGAAGGGTGTTGCGGATATAGCGGCGGTTCCAGTTGACAGGCTTGATGCAGTCAAGAACCTCAAGCTCGACAACTTTGAGTCAAAGATTGACTCCTTTGTCACACCTGATATGGTGTTCATAGTTCTCAACGCCGCGAAGAAGCCCTTCGATAACGTCAAAGTGAGGGAGGCCCTTGCATGGGCAACACCCTACGAGCAGATTTACCAGGCGGTTTACAAGGGTTACATGGTGCCGAACTACGGCCCGATTCCAATTGGATGGCTCGGCTACACCGAGTGCTGTGTCATCAAGTACAAGTACAACATCGCAAAGGCACTCCAGCTTATCAGGGAGTCCGGCATAAACCCAAGCGATTACACCATAACTATTTATTACAACACCGGAAACACCCAGCGTGAAAAGATAGCAACGCTCCTCCAGAACACGTGGGGACAGCTTGGTTTCAAGATTTCAGTTACGCCTCTCTCGTGGCCGACACTCCTGAGCAAGACAGCCAGCGGAGACTTTGACGTCTACATCGTTGGATGGGCACCCGACTTCCTTGACCCCGATGACTACGTTGGTCCGTTCCTCCAGAGTGCTGTTGTTTTCGACAGCCTCAACTACGAGGTTATTGAAGGGTGA
- a CDS encoding Lrp/AsnC ligand binding domain-containing protein — translation MVRSYVLLTVEIGKVESVIEALKQIPGVTKADAVTGPYDAIVHIEAKDLGELTRRILHDIHNIDGVIDTTTAIVVEMEEE, via the coding sequence ATGGTTAGGTCGTATGTTTTGTTGACTGTAGAAATCGGAAAAGTTGAGAGCGTTATCGAGGCTCTCAAGCAGATACCGGGCGTTACAAAGGCAGATGCCGTCACCGGCCCCTACGATGCCATCGTCCACATCGAGGCTAAAGACCTCGGAGAGCTCACCAGGAGAATCCTCCACGACATACATAACATAGACGGCGTTATAGACACTACCACCGCGATAGTAGTTGAAATGGAAGAGGAGTAA
- a CDS encoding signal recognition particle protein Srp19 produces MKFAVWPSELDSRLSRKYGRIVPKNVAVNAPKLSEIEDAAVILGMKVVEKDHSKLNPRLSGLDEELRTYGFLRIESPHGKGKSLKMIAEKIRELRSRAKSGKGKAKRKRK; encoded by the coding sequence ATGAAGTTTGCCGTGTGGCCCAGCGAGCTCGACTCAAGACTGAGCAGGAAGTACGGGAGGATTGTCCCCAAGAACGTCGCGGTCAACGCTCCAAAGCTTTCTGAGATTGAAGATGCCGCTGTGATTCTCGGAATGAAGGTTGTGGAGAAGGACCACAGCAAGCTTAACCCGAGACTTTCAGGCCTCGACGAGGAGCTTAGAACCTACGGCTTCCTCAGGATTGAGAGCCCCCACGGAAAGGGTAAGAGCCTCAAAATGATTGCAGAGAAGATTAGGGAACTCCGTTCAAGGGCAAAGTCCGGGAAGGGCAAAGCTAAGAGGAAGAGAAAATGA
- a CDS encoding DUF257 family protein codes for MVVKNLEKDVLGLITPGDIVLIEYHSREPIENVAWGELLPAVSDDGIVVVDFFGMGEILLRKFMRRGDVDYSRVLELLKELKVVRVGPGTVTYGDILEDIVPSYDPHTFLRSYHSIMSKISRLPKKPRYLVTFGLANYIHFNPENAIKSILTAVSTIPAEDLIVINFVNSDVIKRSHLAMLEELSTAIVEVLEGTLRVYRDGGAGD; via the coding sequence ATGGTCGTTAAAAACCTTGAAAAGGACGTGCTTGGCCTCATAACTCCCGGAGACATTGTTTTAATCGAGTATCACTCGCGAGAACCCATAGAGAACGTTGCGTGGGGAGAGCTGTTGCCGGCCGTAAGCGACGATGGGATAGTGGTTGTTGACTTCTTTGGAATGGGCGAGATTCTCCTCAGAAAGTTCATGAGGCGGGGTGACGTTGATTACTCCCGGGTTCTGGAGCTCCTGAAGGAGCTGAAGGTAGTTAGAGTCGGCCCCGGAACGGTGACCTACGGCGATATTCTAGAGGACATCGTCCCGAGCTACGACCCCCACACCTTCCTGAGGAGCTACCACTCGATTATGAGCAAGATATCTAGACTCCCAAAGAAGCCCAGATACCTTGTGACCTTTGGACTGGCCAACTACATACATTTCAACCCCGAAAACGCTATAAAGTCAATCCTCACGGCAGTCAGCACGATTCCAGCTGAGGATTTGATAGTGATAAACTTCGTGAACTCCGACGTCATAAAGCGCTCTCACCTGGCTATGCTGGAGGAGCTTAGCACTGCCATAGTAGAGGTCTTGGAGGGAACTCTACGGGTTTACAGGGACGGTGGGGCCGGTGATTGA
- a CDS encoding tRNA (adenine-N1)-methyltransferase — translation MIERGGRVLLVDRRGKRYLVKVEEREFHTDLGILNLGELIGKPYGTRIESHKGETFVALKPDVKDIIAKMKRGPQIVHPKDAGVIIAYAGISPGDTVIEAGAGSGALTIFLANAVGPTGKVVSYEVREDFYEIAKKNIELAGFSDRVILKNKSIYDGIDEERADHIVLDLPQPENVLPHAVDVLRPGGYFVAYTPCMNQVHRFFRALEEYREHFMKPKVVEVLVREQEVKRDCMRPKTTMLAHTGYITFLRKL, via the coding sequence GTGATTGAGAGGGGGGGCAGAGTTCTTCTCGTGGACAGGCGCGGAAAGCGCTACCTCGTGAAGGTTGAGGAACGCGAGTTCCACACCGATTTAGGAATACTCAACCTGGGTGAGCTCATAGGAAAGCCCTATGGAACTAGAATAGAGAGCCACAAGGGGGAAACATTCGTAGCGCTAAAGCCGGACGTCAAAGACATAATAGCAAAGATGAAGCGTGGACCGCAGATAGTCCACCCAAAGGACGCTGGAGTAATCATAGCCTACGCCGGAATCTCGCCTGGGGATACTGTCATAGAGGCTGGCGCCGGAAGCGGGGCCCTAACGATTTTTCTCGCCAACGCTGTAGGGCCGACTGGGAAGGTGGTAAGCTACGAAGTGAGGGAGGACTTCTACGAGATAGCGAAGAAGAACATAGAGCTCGCCGGTTTCTCTGACAGAGTTATTCTAAAAAACAAGAGCATCTACGATGGGATAGATGAAGAAAGGGCAGACCACATCGTCCTCGACCTTCCCCAGCCCGAGAACGTTCTTCCGCACGCGGTTGACGTTTTAAGGCCCGGGGGTTACTTCGTGGCCTATACGCCATGCATGAACCAGGTCCACCGCTTCTTCAGGGCGCTGGAGGAGTACAGAGAGCACTTCATGAAGCCAAAGGTGGTTGAGGTCCTTGTCAGGGAACAGGAAGTTAAAAGGGACTGCATGAGGCCGAAGACGACCATGCTGGCTCATACGGGTTACATAACGTTTCTCAGGAAGCTGTGA
- a CDS encoding sulfide/dihydroorotate dehydrogenase-like FAD/NAD-binding protein — translation MYRILEKKEIAPKHVMYKIEAPHVARKVQAGQFVIVRAFPNGERIPLTPVMWDRDEGWIVLITFVRGKTTMRMANELKPGDYLLNVAGPLGNPAPIENFGRVLTIGLSAGIVEVFPIAKALQEAGNEVTALHVTPWPMVILKNEFEKSVSRHLVEGFDIQEGWGTKEIVNEIAKRGAERVRELLSKEHFDFILTVGPAGAQKAVFEVVKEFGVPMHADLHPIMVDGTGMCGSCRVTVGGEVKFACIDGPGFDAYKVDWDELIHRVGFYTDMERRALEEYLKSLRGE, via the coding sequence GTGTATCGAATACTTGAGAAGAAGGAAATTGCCCCGAAGCATGTTATGTACAAAATTGAAGCTCCCCACGTGGCTAGAAAGGTTCAGGCAGGCCAGTTCGTCATCGTCAGGGCCTTTCCAAACGGTGAAAGGATTCCCCTCACACCAGTTATGTGGGACAGGGACGAGGGCTGGATTGTCCTGATAACCTTCGTCCGCGGGAAGACGACGATGAGGATGGCCAACGAGCTCAAGCCCGGGGATTACCTTCTAAACGTTGCCGGTCCGCTTGGGAATCCCGCACCGATAGAGAATTTTGGCAGGGTTCTTACCATTGGCCTAAGTGCCGGTATAGTTGAGGTCTTCCCAATAGCCAAAGCCCTCCAAGAGGCCGGAAACGAGGTGACTGCTCTTCACGTCACGCCATGGCCCATGGTTATTCTCAAGAACGAATTCGAGAAGTCAGTATCGAGGCATCTCGTTGAGGGCTTTGACATACAAGAGGGATGGGGTACAAAGGAGATTGTAAACGAAATAGCCAAGAGGGGAGCAGAGAGGGTTAGGGAACTCCTTAGTAAGGAACACTTTGACTTCATTCTTACCGTTGGCCCTGCAGGTGCGCAGAAAGCTGTTTTCGAGGTCGTTAAAGAATTCGGCGTTCCAATGCACGCTGACCTCCACCCGATTATGGTGGATGGAACGGGCATGTGCGGTTCTTGCCGTGTTACCGTTGGGGGAGAAGTCAAGTTCGCCTGCATTGACGGACCAGGGTTCGATGCATACAAGGTTGATTGGGATGAGCTTATCCATAGGGTTGGCTTCTACACCGATATGGAGAGGCGGGCCCTTGAGGAGTACCTCAAGTCCCTGAGGGGTGAGTGA
- the gltA gene encoding NADPH-dependent glutamate synthase produces the protein MAVKRKLIKERVPTPERPPEERIHDFKEVNLGYTFELAVKEAERCLQCPANYAPCIKGCPVHINIPGFIGKLVEYRDDPDKAVTEALQVIWACNSLPATTGRVCPQEDQCEMNCVMGRVGDKINIGKLERFVADYAREKGIDEQLLFEMVPRIEKKGQKVAIIGAGPAGLTAAGELAKLGYDVTIYEALHEPGGVLMYGIPEFRLPKSIVESEIDKLRKLGVKILTDHIVGKTVTIEELLQEYDAVFIGSGAGTPRLINAPGINLNGIYTANEFLTRVNLMKAYLFPEYDTPVKVGKRVIVIGAGNTAMDAARSARRFGAEVIIAYRRGEEDVSAREEEVAHAKEEGIKFVYFVNPVEFIGDENGNVKAVKFEKMMPLEERDARGKRKIKGTGEYVTIEADTVIIAIGKHPNRLIINTPGLKVERGRIVVDENMMTSIPGVFAGGDAIRGEATVILAMGDGRKAAKAIHEYLTKKREGKANA, from the coding sequence ATGGCCGTTAAGAGAAAGCTCATCAAGGAGCGCGTTCCCACTCCTGAAAGACCTCCTGAGGAGAGAATACACGACTTCAAAGAGGTCAACCTCGGCTATACCTTCGAGTTAGCTGTTAAGGAAGCCGAGCGCTGTTTGCAGTGTCCAGCTAACTACGCGCCCTGTATCAAGGGCTGTCCCGTTCACATCAACATTCCGGGCTTCATAGGAAAGCTCGTCGAGTACCGCGACGACCCTGACAAAGCTGTAACGGAGGCCCTTCAGGTAATCTGGGCCTGCAACTCCCTTCCAGCTACGACGGGAAGGGTCTGTCCGCAGGAGGACCAGTGTGAGATGAACTGTGTCATGGGCAGAGTGGGTGACAAGATAAACATCGGCAAGCTCGAGAGGTTTGTGGCCGACTACGCCCGTGAGAAGGGTATAGACGAACAGCTCCTCTTCGAGATGGTGCCGAGGATAGAGAAGAAGGGGCAGAAGGTTGCCATCATAGGTGCCGGGCCAGCGGGACTTACCGCCGCTGGCGAACTGGCCAAGCTCGGCTACGACGTTACTATCTACGAGGCCCTCCACGAGCCCGGAGGAGTCCTGATGTACGGCATTCCCGAGTTCAGACTGCCAAAGAGCATAGTTGAAAGCGAGATAGACAAGCTCAGGAAGCTCGGCGTTAAAATACTCACCGACCACATTGTCGGAAAGACCGTAACGATTGAGGAACTCCTCCAGGAGTACGATGCTGTCTTCATAGGCTCCGGTGCTGGAACGCCGAGGCTAATCAACGCACCGGGTATAAACCTCAACGGGATTTACACCGCCAACGAGTTCCTCACAAGGGTCAACCTCATGAAGGCCTACCTGTTCCCGGAGTACGATACCCCAGTTAAGGTCGGAAAGCGCGTTATCGTCATAGGCGCCGGAAACACCGCGATGGACGCAGCGAGAAGTGCCAGGCGCTTTGGGGCGGAGGTAATAATAGCCTACCGCCGCGGCGAGGAGGACGTCTCGGCTAGAGAGGAAGAGGTTGCTCACGCCAAGGAAGAGGGCATAAAGTTTGTCTATTTCGTAAACCCCGTCGAGTTCATAGGCGACGAGAACGGCAACGTTAAGGCTGTGAAGTTCGAGAAGATGATGCCCCTGGAGGAAAGAGACGCAAGAGGAAAAAGGAAGATAAAGGGAACCGGTGAATACGTGACGATTGAGGCCGATACTGTCATTATAGCCATCGGAAAGCACCCGAACAGGCTCATCATTAACACACCAGGCCTTAAAGTCGAGCGCGGAAGGATTGTCGTTGATGAAAACATGATGACCAGCATTCCTGGAGTCTTCGCCGGTGGCGACGCGATAAGGGGAGAGGCAACGGTTATACTTGCTATGGGCGACGGAAGAAAAGCCGCAAAGGCGATACACGAGTACCTCACGAAGAAGAGGGAAGGAAAGGCTAACGCCTGA
- the gcvH gene encoding glycine cleavage system protein GcvH, with the protein MIEVGEYRVKEGLYYTKDHEWIQVLEDGTVLVGISDYAQKELGDLAYVELPEVGKEVSKGDVLCELESVKAVSEVYAPVSGEVVEVNEELEDSPELLNEDPYEHWIAKLKPSNIEEELKELMDAEAYAKYLESL; encoded by the coding sequence ATGATTGAGGTCGGTGAATACAGGGTCAAGGAGGGCCTCTACTACACCAAGGACCACGAGTGGATTCAGGTTCTTGAGGACGGAACTGTTTTGGTGGGCATAAGCGACTACGCCCAGAAGGAGCTCGGCGACCTCGCTTATGTCGAGCTCCCCGAGGTTGGGAAGGAGGTTAGCAAGGGCGACGTCCTCTGTGAGCTTGAGAGCGTTAAGGCCGTAAGTGAAGTCTACGCTCCGGTCAGCGGTGAAGTAGTTGAGGTCAACGAGGAACTTGAAGATAGCCCCGAGTTGCTCAACGAGGACCCCTACGAGCACTGGATAGCCAAGCTCAAGCCGAGCAACATTGAGGAGGAACTCAAAGAACTCATGGACGCGGAAGCCTACGCCAAGTACCTTGAGAGCCTCTGA
- a CDS encoding cation:proton antiporter, whose protein sequence is MQIIGYVLIIIALGRFLAELFERLGYPGIVGEITAGLILGYVLTNVPAEEMNLLAEFGIFFLMISAGLEITPEELHMGGRKALPVYLATLGVMLLVTLPFTGYRIGTGNLLAASILAVASAPIVVKLKRFFGDDYLHVALSYAIISEVAILILVYILANFKGAESMTNLFVTIAKQALFIGGVLYINYKIGIQHKVWLVTQLRKLKSDEAVFGLFMVFAATLGFISEEVGMHFTIGGFLAGLLLHSDLVGTKQYERLETILSGVTSGIFAPIFFAWRGMNFRAEITIMVLYGFFVVYIIRFLLTIILEWDGKPVSSLAKATGLVSFGILGLLVADLGNSYGVLTGELYSITAFTSVAGIFLSATIGRILTAVEN, encoded by the coding sequence ATGCAGATAATAGGCTACGTCCTCATAATTATCGCCCTGGGCAGGTTCCTCGCGGAGCTCTTCGAAAGGCTCGGCTACCCGGGAATAGTGGGTGAGATAACAGCGGGTTTAATCCTCGGCTACGTTCTCACCAACGTTCCCGCCGAGGAAATGAACCTTCTCGCGGAGTTTGGAATCTTCTTCCTTATGATTTCTGCTGGGCTTGAGATAACGCCGGAAGAGCTTCATATGGGTGGAAGAAAGGCCCTTCCCGTTTACCTCGCCACGCTGGGGGTTATGCTACTCGTCACCCTGCCCTTTACAGGGTATAGAATTGGAACCGGCAACCTGCTGGCGGCTTCAATACTAGCGGTGGCCAGCGCCCCTATAGTTGTGAAGCTCAAGCGCTTCTTTGGGGATGATTACCTCCACGTGGCACTCTCATACGCGATAATCAGCGAGGTGGCAATACTTATCCTCGTCTACATCCTCGCGAACTTCAAAGGCGCGGAGAGCATGACGAACCTCTTTGTTACAATAGCGAAGCAGGCCCTCTTCATAGGCGGAGTCCTCTACATCAACTACAAGATTGGAATCCAGCACAAGGTCTGGCTCGTAACCCAGCTGAGGAAGCTGAAGAGCGATGAGGCCGTCTTCGGCCTGTTCATGGTCTTCGCAGCAACGCTCGGATTCATAAGCGAGGAAGTTGGAATGCACTTCACAATCGGCGGTTTTCTGGCAGGACTTCTCCTCCACAGCGATTTAGTAGGTACGAAACAGTACGAGAGGCTGGAAACTATACTCAGCGGTGTAACGAGTGGAATATTCGCGCCGATTTTCTTCGCCTGGCGTGGCATGAACTTCAGGGCGGAGATAACCATCATGGTCCTCTACGGGTTCTTCGTTGTATACATTATCCGCTTCCTCCTAACTATAATCCTCGAGTGGGACGGAAAACCAGTAAGCTCCCTCGCGAAGGCCACTGGATTAGTCAGCTTCGGAATCCTTGGACTCCTCGTTGCCGACCTCGGCAACAGCTATGGCGTTCTGACCGGCGAGCTCTATTCGATAACGGCTTTCACCTCCGTCGCGGGAATATTCCTCTCGGCAACCATTGGGAGGATTTTGACGGCAGTGGAAAACTAA
- a CDS encoding arginine decarboxylase, pyruvoyl-dependent — protein MSWTTPKRAFLGAATAEGGTKLNAFDNALLKLGIGNVNLVKLSSVIPAHIEWMDKVHDVPIGMLLPTVYAHIESDEPGMTISAALGVGISKNNEGGLIYEYAGYCTKEEAERIVRKMVEEGFASRGWELAEFKVASAEITVKDKPAAAIAVVVMFPY, from the coding sequence ATGAGCTGGACGACACCCAAGAGGGCTTTCCTTGGAGCGGCCACCGCCGAAGGCGGAACCAAGCTCAACGCCTTTGACAACGCTCTCCTCAAGCTGGGCATAGGCAACGTTAACCTAGTCAAGCTCAGCAGTGTCATTCCTGCGCACATCGAGTGGATGGACAAAGTCCACGACGTTCCGATTGGAATGCTCCTCCCAACGGTCTATGCCCACATCGAGAGCGACGAGCCTGGAATGACCATCAGCGCCGCTTTGGGAGTCGGGATAAGCAAGAACAACGAAGGGGGATTAATCTATGAGTACGCGGGTTACTGCACCAAGGAAGAAGCTGAGAGGATAGTCAGGAAGATGGTAGAGGAGGGCTTTGCCAGCAGGGGCTGGGAACTGGCGGAATTCAAGGTCGCGAGCGCCGAAATCACCGTTAAGGACAAGCCAGCGGCAGCGATAGCCGTTGTTGTCATGTTCCCCTACTGA
- the speE gene encoding polyamine aminopropyltransferase: MGYSEEERAFIEWYPRGYGVGFKVKERLFETQTKYQRLELYETEGFGKLLVLDGTVQLVEVGEESYHEVLVHPVMLAHPSPKRVLIIGGGDGGTLREVLRYDVEKVTMVEIDEMVVEVSRIYLGIDRGAFEDPRTELIIGDGVKYLEETGEHFDAIIVDSTDPVGPAKLLFSEEFYRTAYEKLNDPGIYITQAGSVYLFTNELLDAYRAMKKVFDRVYYFSFPVIGYASPWSFLVGVKGKIDFGKIDISRAPKELYYYDPERHETLFQMPRYVRELLEKE; encoded by the coding sequence ATGGGCTACAGCGAGGAGGAGAGGGCATTTATCGAGTGGTATCCCCGGGGCTACGGCGTTGGATTCAAGGTCAAGGAGAGGCTCTTCGAGACCCAGACAAAATACCAGAGGCTCGAACTCTACGAGACTGAGGGCTTCGGTAAACTGCTCGTTCTCGACGGCACGGTCCAGCTCGTCGAGGTCGGCGAGGAGAGCTACCACGAGGTCCTCGTTCACCCAGTAATGCTCGCGCACCCGAGCCCGAAGAGAGTCCTCATCATAGGCGGCGGCGACGGGGGAACACTAAGGGAAGTTCTCAGATACGACGTCGAAAAGGTTACTATGGTTGAGATAGACGAGATGGTGGTGGAGGTCTCGAGGATTTACCTCGGAATTGATAGGGGGGCCTTTGAGGACCCGAGGACCGAACTGATAATTGGAGACGGCGTGAAATACTTGGAGGAAACCGGAGAGCACTTCGATGCCATAATCGTTGATTCAACAGACCCCGTTGGGCCGGCCAAGTTGCTGTTCTCGGAGGAATTCTACAGAACTGCTTACGAGAAGCTCAACGACCCCGGAATATATATCACTCAGGCGGGGAGCGTTTACCTCTTCACCAACGAGCTCCTTGATGCGTACAGGGCCATGAAAAAGGTCTTCGACAGGGTCTACTACTTCAGCTTCCCGGTGATAGGCTATGCATCTCCTTGGAGCTTCCTCGTTGGGGTTAAGGGGAAGATAGACTTTGGAAAGATTGACATCAGCAGGGCCCCCAAGGAGCTCTACTACTACGACCCGGAGAGGCATGAGACCCTCTTCCAGATGCCAAGATACGTCAGGGAACTCCTTGAGAAGGAGTGA